In Symmachiella dynata, the following are encoded in one genomic region:
- a CDS encoding c-type cytochrome domain-containing protein, translated as MLWTPKPVQLSVVIAGVVCIALAGPLSAAEPTAREKAATLKQQADAAAAKVTAAKKAASKIASQEKTLAKAADAARDAASKAAEAAKKAADALITAQEALKNAQAGTVAAQKAAKTKNQEVQTELAKLQPLIDQEIVVELTAVAAEAETRRAAAEKVFQASNEKLKALQTALQAAKTVERKAKADLAAAEKDLPTKTEAAKKATEAKTAADAAAKAAADALKVATDAKAAAEKAAQMTAATAKATAGTAASAAAAAATAPENKELAELKTLTEKVAASTAAAAKADAEKITAATAALAAAEKKNKDAQTAAAAATKAATDATAAVTAVTAQIETLKTTVAKAAESVKKADADAQPVRDETAKLQLALNTITTEHVNKLQASQRAMVKTDQFVMFSEQVAPIFAKRCLACHNARTAKGRYNMESFAGIIKGGEQGDTVLPHDGENSNLFLLIEDGSMPEDSDPLTDEEIAIVKKWIDLGAVIDAGVSPDASLATIIPKLPQPASPESYRVPMPITALRYSPDGKTLASAGYHEVLLFNAADGKRTARIGNLAERVYGIDFAPDGKTIAVAAGTPAQMGEVKLFDVATGKLLRDFVTSQDSIYTVKLSPDGTRLAVGGADRAIRVFEVATGKQQLIIEDHADWVMDLAWSPDGAKLASASRDKTSKVFDAVKGDSLVTFSSHGEPVFGVAFSGDNKQVITAGRDKKIRIWNPENAKQIREIAGFSNEINEIVVTPEGKIFSCGADKLGHEHTLADGKAVHEFKGHNDWVYTITYHPGTKRVATGSYDGEIRVWNAEDGKSLLNFIAAPGYKPPSATAAK; from the coding sequence ATGCTGTGGACACCTAAGCCAGTTCAGTTGTCCGTTGTGATTGCCGGAGTTGTCTGCATCGCCCTTGCAGGTCCGCTCTCCGCCGCAGAACCAACCGCGCGCGAAAAGGCCGCGACTCTCAAGCAGCAAGCGGATGCCGCCGCCGCCAAGGTCACTGCCGCCAAGAAAGCTGCTAGCAAAATCGCATCGCAGGAAAAGACGTTGGCCAAGGCTGCGGACGCTGCACGCGACGCCGCCTCGAAGGCTGCCGAAGCTGCTAAAAAAGCAGCCGACGCACTGATCACCGCGCAAGAAGCCTTAAAGAATGCACAGGCCGGAACAGTCGCCGCCCAAAAAGCCGCAAAGACGAAAAACCAGGAAGTGCAAACCGAACTGGCCAAACTTCAGCCACTGATCGATCAGGAAATCGTTGTCGAATTAACCGCCGTGGCCGCCGAAGCAGAAACGCGTCGCGCCGCAGCGGAAAAGGTCTTCCAAGCCTCCAACGAAAAACTAAAGGCTCTGCAAACCGCCTTGCAAGCCGCAAAGACAGTTGAGCGGAAAGCCAAGGCGGATCTTGCAGCCGCTGAAAAAGACTTGCCGACCAAAACCGAGGCTGCCAAGAAAGCCACCGAGGCCAAAACCGCTGCCGATGCCGCTGCCAAGGCAGCCGCCGACGCACTCAAAGTCGCCACTGATGCCAAAGCCGCCGCCGAGAAAGCCGCTCAAATGACCGCCGCAACGGCCAAGGCCACCGCCGGGACAGCGGCCAGCGCCGCCGCCGCAGCAGCAACGGCTCCTGAAAACAAAGAATTGGCTGAACTCAAAACGCTCACAGAAAAAGTCGCCGCCAGCACCGCCGCCGCTGCCAAAGCGGATGCCGAAAAAATCACCGCCGCGACCGCTGCCCTCGCAGCAGCCGAAAAGAAAAATAAGGACGCTCAAACCGCTGCCGCAGCAGCAACAAAAGCCGCCACCGACGCCACGGCTGCCGTAACCGCCGTAACGGCCCAGATTGAGACACTCAAAACTACGGTCGCCAAAGCCGCTGAATCAGTCAAGAAAGCGGATGCGGACGCTCAACCGGTCAGAGACGAAACGGCCAAATTGCAGTTGGCGCTCAACACGATCACAACCGAACACGTCAACAAGCTACAAGCCTCGCAACGGGCAATGGTCAAGACCGACCAGTTTGTGATGTTCTCGGAACAAGTCGCTCCCATCTTCGCCAAACGCTGCCTCGCCTGCCACAACGCGCGGACGGCCAAAGGTCGTTACAACATGGAATCGTTCGCCGGCATCATCAAAGGAGGAGAACAGGGAGATACGGTGCTTCCCCACGATGGCGAAAACTCCAACCTGTTCTTGCTGATCGAAGATGGTTCGATGCCCGAAGACAGCGACCCGCTGACTGATGAAGAAATCGCCATCGTCAAAAAATGGATCGACCTGGGCGCCGTGATCGATGCGGGCGTCAGCCCGGACGCTTCGCTGGCAACGATTATTCCCAAATTGCCACAACCCGCATCCCCCGAATCGTATCGCGTGCCGATGCCGATTACGGCCCTGCGTTACAGCCCCGATGGAAAGACATTGGCCAGCGCCGGATATCATGAGGTGCTGCTATTCAATGCCGCCGACGGCAAACGGACAGCCCGCATCGGCAATCTGGCCGAACGCGTTTACGGAATCGACTTTGCCCCCGATGGAAAAACAATTGCCGTCGCTGCCGGCACACCCGCGCAGATGGGTGAAGTCAAATTGTTTGATGTCGCCACCGGAAAACTGCTACGCGATTTCGTCACATCGCAAGATTCTATCTACACCGTAAAACTCAGCCCCGACGGAACGCGTCTGGCCGTGGGTGGTGCCGACCGGGCGATTCGTGTCTTCGAAGTCGCCACTGGAAAACAACAGTTGATCATCGAGGACCATGCCGACTGGGTGATGGACCTCGCCTGGTCGCCTGACGGTGCTAAACTCGCCTCCGCCAGCCGGGACAAAACCTCCAAAGTCTTCGATGCCGTTAAAGGAGACTCACTCGTCACCTTCTCGTCCCACGGAGAACCAGTCTTCGGCGTCGCTTTCAGCGGCGACAACAAGCAAGTTATCACCGCCGGCCGCGACAAAAAAATCCGTATCTGGAACCCCGAAAACGCCAAACAAATTCGAGAGATCGCTGGCTTCAGCAACGAGATCAATGAAATCGTCGTCACACCCGAAGGGAAAATCTTCAGCTGCGGCGCCGACAAACTAGGGCACGAGCATACCCTAGCCGACGGCAAGGCCGTTCACGAATTCAAAGGCCATAATGATTGGGTCTACACAATCACCTACCACCCCGGCACCAAGCGAGTCGCCACCGGGAGCTACGACGGTGAAATCCGCGTTTGGAACGCCGAAGACGGCAAGAGCTTACTGAATTTCATCGCCGCCCCCGGCTACAAACCGCCCTCAGCCACCGCCGCAAAATAA
- a CDS encoding tetratricopeptide repeat protein, whose translation MLCRVLLLMVSAVCLLLARPLVADDKPDVRPLYQRQTKKVEKTYKEAIEKQTAAIEADPANDRAYSRRGDAYFFTGQYDKAVTDYEKMVELDPEIAVQHWRLGLAYYYAGQYAKTAKQLGLYHAYDDQDRENGIWIFLAQAQADGVAAARKKMIRYKKDDRPPLPDVYRMFEGKLTADELLKRIEAEIKQKKLPQATREQRLFYAHLYIGLFAEAEKNPQQARQSFLAATEQTWPLKAGGGPAYMWHCARLRLLELDKAATSDAKAKD comes from the coding sequence ATGTTGTGTCGGGTTCTGTTGCTTATGGTCAGTGCGGTTTGTCTGTTACTAGCGCGGCCGCTTGTCGCGGATGATAAACCGGATGTCCGCCCGTTGTATCAACGCCAAACCAAAAAGGTTGAGAAAACTTACAAAGAGGCGATCGAAAAGCAGACGGCTGCGATTGAAGCGGATCCAGCGAACGATCGCGCCTATAGTCGGCGGGGCGATGCATATTTCTTTACCGGGCAATATGACAAAGCGGTCACTGACTATGAGAAGATGGTCGAGCTTGATCCGGAAATCGCCGTGCAACATTGGCGGCTGGGGCTGGCGTATTATTACGCCGGGCAATATGCCAAGACGGCCAAGCAGTTGGGGCTGTATCATGCCTATGACGATCAGGATCGCGAAAACGGCATCTGGATTTTCCTCGCACAAGCACAGGCTGATGGAGTCGCTGCTGCCCGCAAAAAGATGATTCGTTACAAAAAAGACGATCGCCCGCCGCTGCCGGATGTGTACCGTATGTTCGAAGGCAAACTGACGGCTGACGAACTGTTGAAACGTATTGAGGCGGAAATCAAACAGAAGAAACTCCCGCAGGCAACTCGCGAGCAGCGGTTGTTTTATGCGCATTTGTATATCGGACTATTCGCTGAAGCGGAGAAGAATCCCCAGCAAGCCCGCCAATCGTTTCTGGCTGCCACCGAACAGACTTGGCCGCTCAAAGCGGGCGGCGGACCGGCGTATATGTGGCACTGCGCGCGGTTGCGTTTATTGGAACTCGACAAGGCGGCCACATCAGATGCAAAAGCGAAAGACTGA
- a CDS encoding acetamidase/formamidase family protein, whose product MHHTFRPTHYHTTMGPHDAVLTVQSGDSVSTTTIDARGFDHRRVSVSPRGNPQTGPFYVEGAEPGDTLRVTLDELRPNRRYGFCQSSLAANVVDPDYVPELPPPVLVEWDVDVEAGTATLVRPESKLGEFVLPLAPMPGCFGVAPKNGQFLDCAGSAEHGGNMDYRGFIAGTTVDFPVFQPGGCFFIGDGHAVQGDGEICGAGVEISMDVRFTLTVIKGKSIGWPRGENEEWIFTCGNARPLDQALQHATTEVLRWLQQDYGLDALSANLLLTQGVRYEVGNVFDPQYTMICKVNKELLRQIP is encoded by the coding sequence ATGCACCATACGTTTCGACCGACGCACTACCACACGACGATGGGGCCGCATGACGCGGTGCTCACGGTGCAAAGTGGGGATTCGGTTTCGACGACGACGATCGATGCGCGTGGGTTTGATCACCGGCGGGTTTCCGTCTCGCCGCGAGGCAATCCGCAGACGGGTCCGTTTTATGTCGAGGGGGCAGAGCCGGGGGATACGTTGCGGGTGACGTTGGATGAGCTGCGGCCGAATCGCAGGTATGGGTTTTGCCAATCGAGCCTGGCGGCAAATGTGGTCGATCCTGATTACGTGCCGGAATTGCCGCCGCCCGTGTTGGTCGAATGGGATGTGGATGTTGAAGCGGGAACGGCGACGTTGGTGCGTCCGGAATCGAAACTGGGCGAATTTGTTTTGCCGTTAGCGCCGATGCCGGGGTGTTTCGGAGTCGCTCCCAAGAACGGGCAGTTTCTGGATTGCGCAGGCTCGGCTGAGCATGGGGGCAACATGGACTATCGTGGCTTCATAGCCGGCACAACGGTTGATTTTCCGGTGTTCCAACCGGGCGGCTGTTTTTTCATCGGCGACGGGCATGCGGTGCAGGGGGATGGCGAAATCTGCGGCGCGGGTGTCGAAATCTCGATGGACGTGCGGTTCACGCTGACGGTGATCAAGGGAAAAAGCATCGGTTGGCCACGCGGCGAAAATGAGGAGTGGATCTTCACCTGCGGCAACGCCCGTCCGCTCGATCAGGCGCTACAGCACGCGACAACAGAGGTGCTGCGTTGGCTGCAACAGGACTATGGCCTCGATGCGCTGTCCGCCAATTTACTGCTCACGCAAGGGGTGCGTTACGAGGTCGGCAATGTGTTCGATCCGCAATACACTATGATTTGCAAAGTTAACAAGGAACTGCTGCGGCAGATTCCGTAG
- a CDS encoding peptidyl-alpha-hydroxyglycine alpha-amidating lyase family protein yields the protein MSSDHAPVTEIVGSGDFVYQACATWHQMPAGWTLTEAVGVAVDSRDRVFVFDRGPHPVLIFDREGNFIDAWGEEQFVRPHGIWIAPDDTLYLTDDLDHTIGHYTSDGKLLRTLGTSGQASETGVVNRDYRTIQRGGPPFNQPTNLTLAPSGEMFVTDGYGNARVHKFSAEGELLLSWGEPGTGPGQFNLPHGIAIDSRGRVFVADRENSRLQIFSPEGEYLDEWREIARPCQIFFDADDRAYVAEVGYHAGTPDPRPDETGGRLSIFDNDGNLLARWGGGKDPYQPSDFIAPHDIWVDSHNDIYLGEVTDSAGIQRGMVGADCPSLRKFTKVLATD from the coding sequence ATGTCGAGCGACCACGCACCTGTGACCGAGATTGTCGGCAGTGGGGATTTTGTTTACCAGGCCTGTGCGACTTGGCATCAGATGCCCGCGGGGTGGACGTTGACCGAAGCGGTCGGCGTAGCGGTCGATTCGCGGGACCGGGTCTTCGTGTTTGATCGCGGTCCGCATCCGGTGTTGATCTTTGATCGCGAGGGCAACTTCATCGATGCTTGGGGCGAAGAGCAATTCGTCCGTCCGCACGGAATTTGGATCGCCCCGGACGACACGTTGTATTTGACCGACGATTTGGATCACACCATTGGCCATTACACGTCCGATGGCAAATTGTTGCGGACGCTCGGTACTAGTGGACAGGCTAGTGAGACCGGGGTCGTGAATCGCGATTACCGCACGATCCAACGGGGCGGGCCGCCGTTTAATCAACCGACGAACCTGACCCTTGCGCCGTCGGGCGAGATGTTTGTGACGGATGGTTACGGCAATGCGCGGGTGCACAAGTTTTCGGCAGAGGGAGAATTGCTCCTCTCCTGGGGCGAGCCGGGGACCGGACCGGGGCAGTTCAACCTGCCGCACGGGATCGCGATCGACAGTCGCGGACGTGTATTTGTAGCGGACCGTGAAAACAGTCGGTTGCAGATTTTTTCGCCCGAGGGGGAATATCTGGACGAGTGGAGGGAAATCGCCCGCCCCTGCCAAATCTTTTTTGATGCGGACGATCGCGCCTATGTAGCGGAGGTTGGATATCATGCGGGGACACCCGACCCGCGTCCTGATGAGACGGGGGGACGGTTGAGCATCTTCGACAACGACGGCAATCTGCTGGCCCGCTGGGGCGGCGGAAAGGATCCGTATCAGCCGAGCGACTTCATCGCTCCCCACGATATATGGGTCGATTCCCACAACGACATTTACCTCGGCGAGGTGACCGATTCCGCGGGAATACAACGCGGCATGGTCGGGGCGGACTGTCCCTCGTTGCGAAAGTTTACGAAGGTTTTAGCCACGGATTGA
- a CDS encoding glucose 1-dehydrogenase, with product MRLENKVALITGGGSGIGRETSTLFAAEGAKVVVVDVNDDGGQETVATIQSAGGEAVYVHADISQAADCENMVRTAEDSFGGLHVMFNNAGIMHGDDGDAEQTSEKIWELTMAINLKGVFLGCKYGIPAIRKSGGGSIINTASFVALMGAATPQLAYTASKGGVLAMSRELAVIHARENIRVNALCPGPLKTELLMSFLDTEEKKQRRLVHIPMGRFGLAAEMAKAALFLASDDSSYMTGAEFTVDGGITAAYVTPE from the coding sequence ATGCGTTTAGAAAACAAAGTCGCCCTGATTACTGGCGGCGGTAGTGGTATTGGACGTGAAACCTCGACGCTTTTCGCGGCCGAAGGCGCCAAGGTCGTCGTCGTCGATGTCAACGATGACGGCGGTCAGGAAACCGTCGCGACGATTCAATCGGCCGGCGGCGAGGCGGTCTATGTGCATGCCGATATTTCTCAGGCGGCCGATTGCGAGAACATGGTCCGCACGGCTGAGGATTCCTTCGGCGGCCTACACGTGATGTTTAACAACGCCGGCATCATGCATGGCGACGATGGCGATGCGGAGCAGACGTCGGAGAAGATCTGGGAATTGACGATGGCTATCAATCTCAAGGGGGTCTTCCTGGGCTGCAAATACGGCATCCCGGCGATTCGTAAATCGGGCGGCGGGTCGATCATCAACACCGCCTCGTTCGTCGCCTTAATGGGCGCCGCCACGCCGCAATTGGCCTACACAGCCAGCAAGGGAGGCGTGCTCGCCATGTCCCGCGAATTGGCAGTCATCCACGCCCGCGAAAACATCCGCGTCAACGCCCTCTGCCCCGGCCCACTGAAAACCGAACTGCTGATGAGCTTTCTCGACACCGAAGAGAAAAAACAGCGCCGCCTAGTCCACATTCCCATGGGCCGTTTTGGTTTGGCAGCAGAGATGGCCAAAGCGGCGCTCTTTTTAGCATCGGACGATTCGTCGTACATGACGGGGGCGGAGTTCACGGTCGACGGCGGGATCACGGCGGCGTATGTGACACCGGAGTGA
- a CDS encoding Fic/DOC family protein gives MPGKRDDKYDVSGNIEAQYVDDAQTVLVNKLDLVDLESIYTAEEEGLANTYELLLSEVRTDTKMSCEILKYIHECIFGRLYEWAGRWRTVQISKPGAIWPAAQYLDQSMADFERGVLSIYPAESLEGDDNFCEALGIIQGEFLAIHPFREGNARTIKLMTDLISVQSGRPLLVYDATDKGIKGYITAAKAALQKANYRPMIEVIRRALSAARQE, from the coding sequence ATGCCGGGAAAACGAGATGACAAATACGATGTCTCCGGGAACATCGAAGCCCAATACGTAGACGATGCGCAGACTGTGCTCGTCAATAAACTTGACCTCGTCGACCTAGAAAGCATTTACACTGCCGAAGAAGAGGGTTTAGCAAACACATATGAACTGTTACTGTCCGAAGTACGGACGGACACAAAAATGTCATGTGAAATTTTGAAATACATCCATGAATGTATTTTTGGGCGTCTTTATGAGTGGGCGGGCCGGTGGCGAACGGTACAGATCAGCAAGCCAGGCGCTATCTGGCCAGCTGCCCAGTACCTCGATCAATCGATGGCGGATTTCGAGCGAGGTGTCTTGTCAATCTATCCCGCGGAAAGCCTGGAAGGTGACGATAATTTCTGCGAAGCGCTGGGCATAATCCAAGGAGAGTTTCTTGCAATCCACCCGTTCCGCGAAGGGAATGCCCGCACCATCAAGCTAATGACAGACTTGATTTCCGTGCAATCCGGTCGCCCACTGCTGGTCTACGATGCGACAGACAAAGGCATCAAGGGTTACATCACCGCTGCCAAGGCTGCGCTTCAGAAAGCTAACTATCGACCTATGATTGAGGTAATTCGCCGCGCGCTGTCTGCGGCTCGGCAGGAGTGA
- a CDS encoding nucleoside deaminase, with translation MDEFLKAAIDEARAGLDEGGIPIGSVLVLDGKIVGRGHNRRVQQGSAILHAEMDCLENAGRLTAADYRRSVLYSTLSPCDMCSGAILLYKIPQVIVGENQTFQGPEAHVRSRGVDVQVVDNAECVELMRRFIADRPELWGEDIGEEV, from the coding sequence ATGGATGAATTTCTCAAAGCGGCAATCGACGAAGCACGGGCCGGATTGGACGAGGGGGGAATTCCGATCGGTTCGGTGCTGGTGCTCGACGGCAAAATCGTCGGCCGCGGGCACAACCGCCGTGTGCAACAGGGCAGCGCCATTCTGCATGCGGAGATGGACTGCCTCGAAAACGCCGGCCGCCTAACCGCCGCCGATTACCGCCGCTCGGTGCTGTACTCGACCCTCTCCCCCTGCGACATGTGCAGCGGAGCAATCCTGCTCTACAAAATCCCCCAAGTGATCGTAGGTGAAAACCAAACCTTCCAAGGCCCCGAAGCCCACGTCCGCAGCCGCGGCGTCGACGTGCAGGTGGTAGATAATGCCGAGTGCGTGGAGCTGATGCGGCGGTTTATCGCGGACCGGCCGGAGTTGTGGGGGGAGGATATTGGGGAGGAGGTGTAG
- a CDS encoding DUF1254 domain-containing protein codes for MKPISKRLAMTAAVAVLNLHGLVMAQPAGKIPVELTTPDKVETPIGALDFQNGVPSVETAEKVRDALDFTRALNAYNNSFRGASAYALGKGFQSIGAEDNTVVIFSKLMDSNSLFLTANADTIYYLAAVNLSKGPMVIEQPSNGLGAVNDMWFSWIIDIGRPGPDRGQGGKYLIVPPGYDGPLPEGGFYIAHSKTNRVLYAARSFLVNNDPKPTVENIKKNLKIYPYTPGGFGTSIATALEGKVKLADNPPIPETKFIEASGKAFNTIPPSDYGFFEMINENVQQEPATSYDVELAGQLAAIGIVHGKPFEPDARMKKILTAAAAVGNAAGRCLNWRYAVSHPDWAYYSDSNWGNMLFEGGAFFETPPPQFTKEGMFKPYPPTGARTLDSRTAFYYAYTLDSPGMIMRIPGVGSQYLMSFLDATGDPFDGAKTYKVTLPPNIPARAFWSFTLYDNQSRSMLATPQRYPRAGSQKYPSPAAEASGDGSTTIYFGPQQPQGVKRGNWIQTMPGKGWFTILRLYSPLETFFTKEWQPSEIELVK; via the coding sequence ATGAAACCGATTTCCAAACGACTGGCAATGACAGCGGCCGTAGCCGTGCTGAACCTTCACGGCCTGGTGATGGCACAGCCTGCCGGAAAAATTCCGGTAGAGCTCACCACACCGGACAAAGTCGAAACGCCGATTGGCGCGCTGGATTTCCAAAATGGCGTGCCGAGCGTGGAGACCGCTGAGAAGGTCCGCGACGCTCTCGATTTCACCCGTGCGTTGAACGCGTACAACAACAGCTTTCGCGGCGCATCGGCGTATGCTCTGGGTAAGGGATTTCAGAGCATTGGGGCCGAAGACAACACGGTTGTCATCTTCTCCAAATTGATGGATTCCAACTCGCTGTTCCTGACCGCCAACGCCGACACCATCTATTACTTGGCGGCGGTGAACCTGAGCAAAGGGCCGATGGTGATCGAGCAGCCTTCCAATGGGCTGGGCGCGGTCAACGACATGTGGTTTTCCTGGATCATCGACATTGGTCGGCCCGGGCCCGATCGCGGTCAGGGGGGCAAATACCTGATTGTCCCGCCGGGATACGACGGCCCGCTGCCCGAGGGAGGATTTTATATCGCCCACTCAAAAACCAACCGCGTGCTCTACGCCGCCCGCTCGTTTCTCGTCAATAACGACCCGAAACCTACCGTCGAGAATATCAAAAAGAACCTGAAGATTTATCCCTACACGCCGGGCGGCTTTGGAACCAGCATTGCGACGGCGCTGGAAGGCAAAGTCAAGCTGGCAGATAACCCACCGATCCCTGAAACCAAGTTTATCGAAGCCAGCGGCAAGGCGTTCAATACGATCCCGCCCAGCGACTACGGTTTCTTTGAAATGATCAACGAGAACGTGCAACAGGAACCGGCGACCAGCTACGATGTGGAATTGGCCGGGCAATTGGCGGCCATTGGAATCGTGCACGGCAAGCCATTTGAGCCGGATGCCCGCATGAAGAAGATCCTCACCGCCGCCGCCGCGGTGGGCAATGCCGCCGGCCGCTGCTTGAATTGGCGGTATGCCGTCTCACATCCCGATTGGGCGTACTACTCCGATTCTAATTGGGGCAACATGCTCTTTGAAGGAGGCGCGTTTTTCGAAACACCGCCGCCGCAGTTCACCAAGGAAGGCATGTTCAAACCCTATCCCCCGACCGGCGCACGAACCCTCGATTCGCGGACGGCATTCTATTATGCCTATACGCTCGACTCACCCGGCATGATCATGCGCATACCCGGCGTCGGCTCGCAATACCTGATGAGCTTTTTAGATGCAACGGGAGACCCATTTGACGGGGCAAAGACGTACAAAGTGACGCTGCCGCCAAACATCCCCGCCCGCGCCTTCTGGTCGTTCACACTGTATGACAACCAATCGCGTTCGATGCTGGCGACGCCGCAACGGTATCCCCGCGCCGGCAGTCAGAAATATCCCTCCCCAGCAGCCGAAGCCAGCGGCGACGGTTCCACGACGATTTACTTCGGGCCTCAACAACCGCAGGGCGTGAAACGCGGCAATTGGATCCAAACCATGCCCGGCAAAGGCTGGTTCACGATCCTGCGACTCTACAGCCCGCTGGAAACGTTCTTCACCAAAGAGTGGCAACCGAGCGAGATTGAGTTGGTTAAGTGA
- a CDS encoding GNAT family N-acetyltransferase yields MQIRKYQPGEERALWRLFFDTIHNVNTRDYTADQVQAWAPEIIDEHLWRVRIQAMEPYVCVAADDVVVGYAGLLPSGYIDHFYVHHQWQGQGVGKLLYAAIETAADQQNLDVLTADVSITARPFFTARGFTVVTQQEVTRGTTVLTNFKMVKRLGDK; encoded by the coding sequence ATGCAGATTCGCAAATACCAACCCGGCGAGGAACGCGCATTGTGGCGGTTGTTTTTCGACACGATCCACAACGTCAATACTCGCGACTACACAGCAGATCAGGTCCAGGCTTGGGCGCCGGAGATAATCGACGAGCATCTGTGGCGGGTGCGGATCCAGGCGATGGAACCGTATGTCTGTGTGGCTGCCGACGACGTGGTCGTGGGGTATGCGGGTTTGCTACCGTCGGGATACATCGACCACTTCTATGTGCATCACCAATGGCAAGGGCAGGGGGTGGGTAAATTGTTGTATGCGGCAATTGAAACTGCCGCGGACCAGCAAAATCTCGACGTACTGACCGCCGACGTCAGCATCACCGCCCGCCCGTTTTTCACCGCCCGTGGTTTTACGGTCGTAACGCAACAAGAAGTCACGCGGGGGACGACGGTGTTGACGAACTTTAAGATGGTCAAACGGCTCGGTGATAAGTAA